TTGCTGACGATATGGAGGAGTTTAAAAGACTTGTCAGCGGCGGTCTTAAAGAAAGTGCCATCGGCCAATGTCTAGTGGAAAGAAGCATTGCTGGCTTTAAGGAAGTCGAATATGAGGTAATGCGTGACAGCATGAATACATGTATCACGATTTGTAATATGGAAAATATTGACCCAGTCGGTATCCATACAGGTGACAGTATCGTTGTTGCCCCTTCACAGACATTGACGGATGTAGAATACCAAATGCTTCGCTCTGCTTCTATTAAAATTATTTCTGCCTTAGGAATTATCGGCGGCTGCAATATTCAGTTTGCTCTTGATCCGAACAGCAAGAAATATTATTTGATTGAAGTCAATCCACGGGTCAGCAGATCGTCAGCACTTGCTTCAAAGGCGACAGGGTACCCGATTGCCAGAATGGCAGCGAAATTGGCGGTTGGTTATACACTTAATGAAATCGTGAACCCAGTTACAGGAGATACGTTTGCGAGCTTTGAACCAGCTCTTGATTATGCAGTTGTTAAATTTCCAAAATGGCCATTTGATAAGTTCCCAAGTGTTACTAGAAAGCTGGGAACACAGATGAAGGCAACTGGAGAAGTAATGGGAATTGACCGCAATATTGAAAGAGCGCTGTTAAAAGCAATTCGATCTTTGGAAATTAAAGGGAATGATTTGACTGTTCCCGGAATAGCTGCTGCAAGTACAGATGAATTGTATGAAAAGGCTAAAGATCAAACAGATGAAAGATTTTTTGTGTTGTTAGAATTGCTCCGCAGAGGAGAAACGATGGAAGCAATCCATCACTTAACGAAAATCGATTTGTTCTTCCTACAGATTTTCCATGGGCTTGTAAAGATGGAGAAGGCTATTCTGTCCACTTCTCTTGAAGAAGCAGGAGAAGAAGCATTGCAGTTATGGAAAGAAAAAGGATTCAGCGATGCATTCCTTGCAGCAGCATGGCAGTGTACAGAACAGGATGTGCGCAACAAACGCAAAGCTCTCGGTATATTGCCTGTGTATAAAATGGTTGATACATGTGCAGCAGAATTTGAAGCAAAAACGAACTACTACTATTCCACTTATTATGGAGAGAACGAGCAGACAGAAAGCAGCAAGCGTAAAGTGCTTGTTATCGGCAGCGGTCCGATTCGCATCGGTCAAGGGATTGAATTTGATTACTGCTCTGTTCATGGTGTATTTGCTTTAAAGCAGGAAAATATCGAAACCATCATCATCAATAATAATCCAGAAACGGTGAGCACAGACTTTGCGACAGCAGACAGATTGTATTTTGAACCACTGACAATCGAAGATATTATGAATGTCGTAGATTCAGAGGGAATTAAAGAAGCAATCGTTCAGCTTGGCGGACAGACTGCCATAAATGTGGCAAAAGGATTAGAAGAATACGGTGTGAAAATTCTCGGCACAGACAGCAAAACAATTGATGTTTTAGAAGACAGAGATCTGTTTTATCAAATGCTTGATGAAGAAAGCATTCCTCATATCGAAGGAGATATTGCCTTTGACGAAGCAGGCTTGCTAACTGCTGTGAATAAATTGACTTACCCTGTCCTCATTAGACCTTCCTATGTTATCGGTGGAAAAGGGATGGAAAGAATCAATAATGACGATGATTTGAATGCTTATCTGCAAAC
This DNA window, taken from Niallia sp. Man26, encodes the following:
- a CDS encoding carbamoyl phosphate synthase large subunit, translating into MPKDNSIKKILVIGSGPIVIGQAAEFDYAGTQACMALKEEGYQVILVNNNPATIMTDQTFADSIYFEPLTPDVLEMIIAKEQPDGLLATLGGQTGLNLAFQLSEQGILEKYDVKLLGSSIESIKKGEDREAFRQLMYELNEPVPESKIVHLVEEAIEFAEEIGFPIIVRPAYTLGGTGGGIADDMEEFKRLVSGGLKESAIGQCLVERSIAGFKEVEYEVMRDSMNTCITICNMENIDPVGIHTGDSIVVAPSQTLTDVEYQMLRSASIKIISALGIIGGCNIQFALDPNSKKYYLIEVNPRVSRSSALASKATGYPIARMAAKLAVGYTLNEIVNPVTGDTFASFEPALDYAVVKFPKWPFDKFPSVTRKLGTQMKATGEVMGIDRNIERALLKAIRSLEIKGNDLTVPGIAAASTDELYEKAKDQTDERFFVLLELLRRGETMEAIHHLTKIDLFFLQIFHGLVKMEKAILSTSLEEAGEEALQLWKEKGFSDAFLAAAWQCTEQDVRNKRKALGILPVYKMVDTCAAEFEAKTNYYYSTYYGENEQTESSKRKVLVIGSGPIRIGQGIEFDYCSVHGVFALKQENIETIIINNNPETVSTDFATADRLYFEPLTIEDIMNVVDSEGIKEAIVQLGGQTAINVAKGLEEYGVKILGTDSKTIDVLEDRDLFYQMLDEESIPHIEGDIAFDEAGLLTAVNKLTYPVLIRPSYVIGGKGMERINNDDDLNAYLQTDIPYPVLVDQFLEAYEAELDLAADGENICVPAIMEHIEKTGVHSGDSLSMLPAQTLTESVQDKMLTYAKKIVGNTKYKGLMNIQYIIDGEKVYVLEVNPRASRTVPIVSKVTGVPLVQIATKILLEKYNLSEEEKTFKNDLDFVCIKYPVYSNYALKGLDSKVGPEMRSTGEGIALADSIAEGLKKVFHPTLKKVENKQIIIKSDNFDIAIKQKAEAVGLTVKTAEEAGPLLAEDQTVAFYNPENGADDKLLRETATRNRLITFTQQESLEAFIESFKADSISVQSINEWHNKSKKGVSTV